A single window of Nocardioides kongjuensis DNA harbors:
- a CDS encoding transglutaminase domain-containing protein — translation MQLIAGSPASYLVADEVVESTAPAIVALAERLGAGAPDDAAFAAAAFAWVRDEIAHAGDAGDPRFAVSATEVLADGVGWCYAKAHLLAAVLRAGGVPTGLCYQWLADGDAHVVHGLVAVHLDGGWHRQDPRGNKPGVAAEFSLDEERLAWPVDPAAGEIDWPEVHVVPAAGVVAALRRGELAVAL, via the coding sequence GTGCAGCTGATCGCGGGGTCGCCGGCGTCGTACCTCGTCGCGGACGAGGTCGTCGAGTCCACGGCGCCCGCGATCGTCGCGCTGGCCGAACGGCTGGGCGCGGGCGCCCCGGACGACGCCGCGTTCGCGGCCGCCGCCTTCGCCTGGGTGCGCGACGAGATCGCTCACGCCGGGGACGCCGGGGACCCGCGGTTCGCGGTGTCGGCGACCGAGGTGCTCGCCGACGGGGTCGGCTGGTGCTACGCGAAGGCCCACCTGCTCGCCGCCGTGCTGCGGGCGGGTGGCGTACCGACCGGCCTGTGCTACCAGTGGCTGGCCGACGGGGACGCGCACGTCGTGCACGGCCTGGTCGCGGTGCACCTCGACGGCGGCTGGCACCGCCAGGACCCGCGCGGCAACAAGCCCGGTGTTGCCGCCGAGTTCTCCCTCGACGAGGAGCGGCTGGCCTGGCCGGTCGACCCCGCTGCCGGCGAGATCGACTGGCCCGAGGTGCACGTCGTACCGGCTGCCGGTGTGGTCGCCGCGCTGCGGCGCGGCGAGCTCGCGGTGGCGCTGTGA
- a CDS encoding glutamine amidotransferase-related protein, with the protein MTTPDVVVVDHRDSYTWNLVHLVAGVTGVLPTVVQWDDRVDLAAYSHIVLSPGPGHPGEYAWGFDEDRPVLGVCLGMQGLVVAFGGEVGRVEPAHGTVEPVTHDGRGVFAGLPDPIAAVRYHSLAATRLPDELEATAWAADGTVMGVRHRTRPLEGVQFHPESVLSEHGARLVANFLAVAG; encoded by the coding sequence GTGACCACTCCCGACGTCGTGGTCGTCGACCACCGCGACTCCTACACCTGGAACCTGGTCCACCTGGTCGCCGGCGTCACCGGCGTGCTGCCGACGGTGGTCCAGTGGGACGACCGGGTCGACCTCGCGGCGTACTCCCACATCGTGCTGTCCCCCGGCCCGGGCCACCCGGGCGAGTACGCCTGGGGCTTCGACGAGGACCGGCCGGTGCTCGGCGTGTGCCTCGGGATGCAGGGACTGGTGGTGGCCTTCGGCGGCGAGGTGGGGCGGGTCGAGCCCGCGCACGGCACGGTCGAGCCGGTGACCCACGACGGGCGCGGGGTCTTCGCCGGACTGCCGGACCCGATCGCCGCGGTGCGCTACCACTCGCTGGCCGCCACGCGGCTGCCCGACGAGCTGGAGGCCACCGCGTGGGCGGCGGACGGCACCGTGATGGGGGTCCGGCACCGGACCCGGCCCCTCGAGGGCGTGCAGTTCCACCCGGAGTCGGTCCTCTCCGAGCACGGCGCGCGGCTGGTCGCGAACTTCCTCGCAGTGGCAGGGTGA
- the pabB gene encoding aminodeoxychorismate synthase component I yields MVIQGEPAELFARIQARHARCMWLDGGGARTWSRRRSMLGWLDEDDVSLTYDAAAREVTRHAGGRSVVVGDDPFAVLEAELADGRPSDQWFGYFGYAARADLPAVPDPDLPDALWLRPSHIREYEHPLAAPAASLGITAGEPTPTPPAYARAFARVQEHLHAGNSYEVNLTHRLRAGSPLSPAAAYLRLRALNPAPYAGFLQHDVDGARAWLLSSSPERYALVDEDRVIETKPIKGTTARGSTPAEDTAARDRLASDPKFRAENLMIVDLLRNDLALVCEVGSVEVPTLMDVESYASVHQLVSTVRGRLRDDVSTVAALRALFPAGSMTGAPKLRTMEIIEEVEATPRGVYSGAFGWISGDGRADLGVVIRTLTTSGDDYVLGTGGGITVASDVDEEWAETEWKAARLLQAINP; encoded by the coding sequence ATGGTGATCCAGGGCGAACCCGCGGAGCTGTTCGCCCGGATCCAGGCACGCCACGCCCGCTGCATGTGGCTCGACGGCGGAGGCGCCCGCACCTGGTCGCGACGCCGCTCGATGCTCGGCTGGCTCGACGAGGACGACGTGTCCCTGACCTACGACGCCGCCGCCCGCGAGGTGACCCGCCACGCCGGCGGCCGCTCGGTGGTGGTCGGTGACGACCCGTTCGCCGTGCTGGAGGCCGAGCTGGCCGACGGGCGGCCGAGCGACCAGTGGTTCGGCTACTTCGGGTACGCCGCGCGCGCCGACCTGCCCGCCGTGCCCGACCCGGACCTGCCCGACGCCCTGTGGCTGCGGCCCTCGCACATCCGGGAGTACGAGCACCCGCTCGCCGCCCCCGCCGCCTCCCTCGGCATCACGGCCGGTGAGCCGACCCCCACGCCGCCGGCGTACGCCCGGGCGTTCGCGAGGGTCCAGGAGCACCTGCACGCCGGCAACTCCTACGAGGTCAACCTCACCCACCGCCTCCGGGCGGGCAGCCCGCTCAGCCCGGCGGCGGCGTACCTGCGGCTGCGAGCGCTCAATCCCGCTCCCTACGCGGGCTTCCTGCAGCACGACGTCGACGGCGCGCGGGCGTGGCTGCTCAGCTCATCCCCCGAGCGGTACGCGCTCGTCGACGAGGACCGGGTCATCGAGACCAAGCCGATCAAGGGCACCACCGCGCGCGGGAGCACGCCGGCCGAGGACACCGCGGCGCGGGACCGGCTGGCGAGCGACCCCAAGTTCCGTGCCGAGAACCTGATGATCGTCGACCTGCTGCGCAACGACCTCGCGCTGGTGTGCGAGGTCGGCTCGGTGGAGGTCCCCACGCTGATGGACGTCGAGTCGTACGCGTCGGTGCACCAGCTGGTGTCCACGGTCCGGGGTCGGCTCCGCGACGACGTCAGCACCGTCGCCGCGCTCAGGGCGCTGTTCCCCGCCGGCTCGATGACCGGCGCGCCCAAGCTGCGCACGATGGAGATCATCGAGGAGGTCGAGGCCACCCCGCGCGGGGTCTACTCCGGCGCCTTCGGCTGGATCTCCGGCGACGGCCGCGCCGACCTCGGCGTCGTGATCCGCACCCTCACCACCTCCGGCGACGACTACGTGCTCGGCACCGGCGGCGGGATCACCGTCGCCAGCGACGTCGACGAGGAGTGGGCCGAGACCGAGTGGAAGGCCGCCCGGCTGCTGCAGGCGATCAACCCCTGA
- a CDS encoding SRPBCC family protein, with the protein MPVVQSRIRVPVPPEVAFAVSQTTGAVRRRWDVFIREQHFLDGASEPATGVRTFTRQRLGPSMVSRYVSYAPPRNVGMVMERGPWFFDRLGAGWRFEADGEGTVATWKYSFTCRPRFLAPVAERIGRVLLGREIRARIEGFARGCGDPVVLAAVRPGGQT; encoded by the coding sequence GTGCCCGTCGTCCAGTCCCGGATCCGCGTCCCTGTCCCGCCGGAGGTCGCCTTCGCGGTCTCCCAGACCACGGGCGCGGTGCGCCGCCGGTGGGACGTGTTCATCCGCGAGCAGCACTTCCTCGACGGGGCGAGCGAGCCGGCCACCGGCGTGCGGACGTTCACGCGACAGCGCCTGGGGCCCTCGATGGTCAGCCGCTACGTCTCCTACGCCCCGCCTCGCAACGTCGGCATGGTGATGGAGCGCGGCCCCTGGTTCTTCGACAGGCTCGGCGCCGGCTGGCGCTTCGAGGCCGACGGGGAGGGGACCGTCGCCACCTGGAAGTACAGCTTCACCTGCCGGCCGCGGTTCCTCGCGCCGGTCGCGGAACGGATCGGCCGGGTCCTGCTCGGCAGGGAGATCCGGGCCCGGATCGAGGGTTTCGCCCGTGGGTGCGGTGACCCGGTCGTGCTCGCGGCGGTCCGCCCGGGTGGGCAGACCTGA
- a CDS encoding sensor histidine kinase, producing MATSWGLAMGPGPDGRWHYRRSLASRVIWLTTIAVGMSVALVAVGAYITARVQMQDTLDNALVSRAEKAADSDTLLQAGSQGIPSWALGAGDVRIAILDYNERTLRILDRGPTLELGRSELEVAQGKSDRSLRTIVLGGERYRVVAVPTQQSGLALIIAQPLVDQDRTLRRLGWVTVAFGVFGVLAAGLAGWAVASNGLRPVRRLSGSVEEIARTEDFTPLPVEGDDEVARLATAFNHLLVALDASRTRQRQLVADASHELRTPLTALRTNIDLLTMTARSADGFGGLPPDARDELLDDVRAQIEELTTLIGDLTELARDEPIPVQVEPVDLADVVDHAVQRVRRRAPSLEFEVFTRPWWVIGEDAELERAVTNLLDNAAKWSPEGGQVTVRLSDGVLTVDDQGPGIAEGDRTRIFDRFWRSDDARTLPGSGLGLAIVRQVAERHSGSVMATANASGGARLVLKLPGRENNPHA from the coding sequence ATGGCGACCTCCTGGGGCCTCGCGATGGGTCCGGGACCCGACGGGCGCTGGCACTACCGCCGCTCGCTGGCGAGCCGGGTCATCTGGCTGACCACGATCGCGGTCGGCATGTCGGTGGCGCTCGTGGCGGTGGGCGCCTACATCACCGCCCGCGTGCAGATGCAGGACACCCTCGACAACGCGCTCGTCTCCCGGGCCGAGAAGGCCGCCGACTCGGACACCCTCCTGCAGGCGGGTTCGCAGGGCATCCCGTCGTGGGCCCTCGGCGCGGGCGACGTACGGATCGCGATCTTGGACTACAACGAGCGAACGCTGCGGATCCTCGACCGCGGCCCGACCCTGGAGCTGGGCCGCTCGGAGCTGGAGGTGGCGCAGGGCAAGAGCGACCGCAGCCTGCGCACGATCGTGCTCGGCGGCGAGCGCTACCGCGTGGTCGCCGTCCCCACCCAGCAGAGCGGGCTCGCGCTGATCATCGCGCAGCCGCTGGTCGACCAGGACCGGACGCTGCGCCGGCTCGGCTGGGTGACGGTCGCGTTCGGCGTGTTCGGCGTCCTCGCGGCCGGGCTGGCGGGTTGGGCCGTGGCGAGCAACGGCCTGCGTCCGGTACGACGCCTGAGCGGCTCGGTCGAGGAGATCGCCCGCACCGAGGACTTCACCCCGCTGCCCGTCGAGGGCGACGACGAGGTCGCCCGGCTGGCGACGGCCTTCAACCACCTGCTGGTGGCGCTGGACGCGAGCCGGACCCGGCAGCGCCAGCTGGTCGCCGACGCGAGCCACGAGCTGCGCACGCCGCTGACAGCGCTGCGCACCAACATCGACCTGCTCACGATGACCGCCCGCAGCGCCGACGGCTTCGGCGGCCTGCCGCCCGACGCGCGCGACGAGCTGCTCGACGACGTACGCGCCCAGATCGAGGAGCTCACCACCCTCATCGGCGACCTCACCGAGCTCGCCCGCGACGAGCCGATACCGGTCCAGGTCGAGCCGGTCGACCTCGCCGACGTCGTCGACCACGCGGTCCAGCGCGTCCGACGTCGCGCACCCAGCCTCGAGTTCGAGGTCTTCACCCGGCCGTGGTGGGTGATCGGCGAGGACGCCGAGCTCGAGCGTGCGGTGACCAACCTGCTCGACAACGCCGCCAAGTGGAGCCCCGAGGGCGGTCAGGTGACCGTTCGCCTCAGCGACGGCGTGCTGACCGTCGACGACCAGGGCCCCGGGATCGCCGAGGGCGACCGGACCCGGATCTTCGACCGGTTCTGGCGCTCCGACGACGCCCGCACCCTGCCCGGATCGGGTCTCGGGCTGGCGATCGTGCGCCAGGTCGCCGAGCGGCACTCGGGCTCGGTGATGGCGACCGCCAATGCGAGCGGAGGCGCCCGCCTCGTGCTCAAGCTGCCCGGACGGGAGAACAACCCCCATGCCTAG
- a CDS encoding response regulator — MSARTAVPHRVLVVDDDRAVRESLRRSLAFNGYDVHLAGDGAEALAGIGAVAPDVVVMDVMMPKLDGLEATRALRAAGNDVPILVLTARDAVGERVEGLDAGADDYLTKPFALEELLARLRALLRRVAPIEDGAEEEVLSFADLTMNVTTREVRRGSRLIELTRTEFTLLEMFLRRPRRVLDRSFILEEVWGYDFPTTANSLEVYVGYLRRKTEAEGEPRLIHTVRGIGYVLRATE, encoded by the coding sequence GTGTCCGCACGTACCGCCGTCCCGCACCGCGTCCTCGTCGTCGACGACGACCGTGCCGTGCGGGAGTCGCTGCGACGCTCGCTCGCGTTCAACGGGTACGACGTCCACCTGGCCGGCGACGGGGCCGAGGCCCTCGCCGGGATCGGCGCGGTCGCGCCCGACGTGGTCGTGATGGACGTGATGATGCCCAAGCTCGACGGCCTCGAGGCCACGCGCGCGCTGCGGGCGGCGGGCAACGACGTGCCGATCCTGGTGCTGACCGCGCGCGACGCCGTCGGCGAGCGGGTGGAGGGGCTGGACGCCGGCGCCGACGACTACCTGACCAAGCCGTTCGCGCTCGAGGAGCTGCTGGCCCGGCTGCGCGCACTGCTGCGCAGGGTGGCGCCGATCGAGGACGGCGCCGAGGAGGAGGTCCTCTCCTTCGCCGACCTCACCATGAACGTCACCACCCGCGAGGTGCGCCGCGGCAGCCGGCTGATCGAGCTGACCCGCACCGAGTTCACGCTGCTCGAGATGTTCCTGCGCCGGCCGCGCCGGGTGCTCGACCGCAGCTTCATCCTCGAGGAGGTCTGGGGCTACGACTTCCCGACGACGGCGAACTCGCTCGAGGTGTACGTCGGCTACCTGCGCCGCAAGACCGAGGCCGAGGGCGAGCCGCGGCTGATCCACACCGTCCGCGGCATCGGGTACGTCCTGCGCGCGACGGAGTGA
- a CDS encoding fructosamine kinase family protein, with the protein MARQPVVAGRAEQLLGAAVVATAPVAGGDISTAVKLRLSSGRSAFLKTLSPAPPQFFAREAACLRWLAEATASGGVATPEVLAVDTDCLILDWVEAGRPTAEAAGSFGRALAATHAYGATGFGADSDGYIGRLPLPNRTLPTWAEFHAERRIAPYLKVLRDKDILSAEDAALIETAAARAPSIVPEEPPARLHGDLWNGNVLWGAGDRVVVIDPAAYGGHREVDLAMLALFGLPQLPQVMTAYDEAHPLADGWEDRLGYHQLFPLLVHACLFGGQYGARAARVAQRYL; encoded by the coding sequence ATGGCGCGCCAGCCGGTCGTCGCCGGGAGGGCCGAACAGCTGCTCGGCGCTGCCGTCGTCGCCACCGCGCCGGTGGCCGGCGGCGACATCTCGACGGCGGTCAAGCTGCGCCTGTCCAGCGGCCGTTCGGCCTTCCTCAAGACGCTCAGCCCCGCGCCACCGCAGTTCTTCGCCCGTGAGGCCGCCTGCCTGCGCTGGCTCGCCGAGGCCACTGCGAGCGGCGGCGTCGCCACCCCCGAGGTGCTCGCCGTCGACACCGACTGCCTGATCCTCGACTGGGTGGAGGCGGGCCGCCCGACGGCCGAGGCGGCCGGCTCCTTCGGCCGCGCCCTCGCCGCCACCCACGCGTACGGCGCCACCGGGTTCGGCGCCGACTCCGACGGCTACATCGGCCGGCTGCCCCTGCCGAACCGCACCCTGCCGACCTGGGCGGAGTTCCACGCCGAGCGGCGGATCGCGCCGTACCTCAAGGTGCTGCGCGACAAGGACATCCTCAGCGCCGAGGACGCCGCGCTGATCGAGACCGCCGCCGCCCGGGCCCCGTCGATCGTCCCCGAGGAGCCGCCCGCCCGGCTGCACGGCGACCTGTGGAACGGCAACGTGCTGTGGGGTGCCGGCGACCGCGTGGTCGTCATCGACCCGGCCGCGTACGGCGGGCATCGCGAGGTCGACCTCGCCATGCTGGCCCTGTTCGGCCTGCCCCAGCTGCCGCAGGTCATGACGGCCTACGACGAGGCCCACCCCCTGGCCGACGGCTGGGAGGACCGGCTGGGCTATCACCAGCTGTTCCCGCTGCTCGTCCACGCCTGCCTGTTCGGCGGGCAGTACGGCGCCCGGGCGGCGCGGGTCGCCCAGCGCTACCTGTGA
- a CDS encoding phage holin family protein: MATEPLREEPTIGRLIKDAQTDISTLIRKEIQLAKSELKVSVTAGGVGLGLVAAAGFLLVLAIIMLSVAIAYFINWNGKGLDLHWAFLIVFAFYVLLAGLLVFLAIRSFKKVKAPERAIEQGSKIPAALKGQA; this comes from the coding sequence ATGGCCACCGAACCGCTCCGCGAAGAGCCGACCATCGGACGTCTCATCAAGGACGCGCAGACCGACATCTCCACGCTGATCCGCAAGGAGATCCAGCTCGCCAAGTCCGAGCTCAAGGTCAGCGTGACGGCCGGCGGTGTCGGGCTCGGGCTGGTCGCGGCGGCGGGCTTCCTGCTGGTGCTCGCGATCATCATGCTCTCGGTGGCGATCGCCTACTTCATCAACTGGAACGGCAAGGGCCTCGACCTGCACTGGGCGTTCCTGATCGTGTTCGCGTTCTACGTGCTGCTCGCGGGCCTGCTGGTGTTCCTGGCGATCCGCAGCTTCAAGAAGGTCAAGGCACCCGAACGCGCCATCGAGCAGGGCTCGAAGATCCCGGCCGCCCTCAAGGGCCAGGCCTGA
- the nhaA gene encoding Na+/H+ antiporter NhaA codes for MSEPPHQHPHHPDDLWRRGPVWTASERPLARYVARPLREFLHVESAGSVLLLAATVLALLWVNLPFDGWASAYDHFWHTPLAIEIGEWRIEESLQHWVNDGLMTVFFFVVGLEIKYELVHGDLRDPRTAALPIVAAVGGMAVPALVYVAVVGGGAGSAGWGIPMATDIAFAVGVLGLLGPRIPSAARLFLLTLAIVDDIGAILVIAVFYTDDLSLGWLFAALALLAGMAVLRAARVWAIPVYAVLGVAVWFALLQSGVHATLAGVAVGLLTPAVALLRPSVATEYAVEGLRDNDLDAEELHRLRFLIGESVPVVERLQTRLHPLSSYVVLPVFALANAGVALGDGVLGDALRAPVALGIAAGLVLGKPVGITLACFLAIRLGVGRMPEGTSWPQVVGIGAVAGIGFTVSLFIAGLSFPGSEVLTAEAKVGILLASVLAAVVGVVLLLLSGRADQNGTAVASSPDPVPLPDTSRQN; via the coding sequence GTGTCCGAGCCCCCGCACCAGCACCCGCACCACCCCGACGACCTGTGGCGTCGCGGGCCCGTCTGGACCGCGAGCGAACGACCCCTGGCGCGCTACGTCGCCCGCCCGTTGCGGGAGTTCCTCCACGTCGAGTCGGCGGGCTCGGTGCTGCTGCTCGCTGCCACCGTGCTCGCGCTGCTGTGGGTGAACCTGCCGTTCGACGGCTGGGCGTCGGCGTACGACCACTTCTGGCACACCCCGCTCGCGATCGAGATCGGTGAGTGGCGCATCGAGGAGTCGCTGCAGCACTGGGTCAACGACGGGCTGATGACCGTCTTCTTCTTCGTCGTGGGCCTGGAGATCAAGTACGAGCTGGTCCACGGCGACCTGCGCGACCCGCGCACCGCCGCGCTGCCGATCGTCGCCGCGGTCGGCGGGATGGCCGTGCCGGCGCTGGTCTACGTCGCGGTCGTCGGTGGCGGCGCCGGCTCGGCCGGGTGGGGCATCCCGATGGCGACCGACATCGCCTTCGCGGTCGGGGTGCTCGGGCTGCTCGGGCCGCGGATCCCGTCCGCGGCACGGCTGTTCCTGCTCACCCTCGCGATCGTCGACGACATCGGCGCGATCCTCGTGATCGCGGTGTTCTACACCGACGACCTCTCGCTCGGCTGGCTGTTCGCCGCGCTGGCGCTGCTCGCCGGGATGGCCGTGCTGAGGGCGGCGCGGGTCTGGGCGATCCCGGTGTACGCCGTGCTCGGCGTCGCCGTCTGGTTCGCCCTGCTCCAGTCAGGAGTGCACGCGACGCTGGCCGGCGTCGCGGTCGGCCTGCTCACTCCGGCAGTCGCGCTGCTGCGTCCCTCGGTCGCCACGGAGTACGCCGTCGAGGGGCTGCGCGACAACGACCTCGACGCCGAGGAGCTGCACCGGCTGCGCTTCCTCATCGGCGAGTCCGTGCCCGTGGTCGAACGGCTGCAGACGCGGCTGCACCCGCTGTCGTCGTACGTCGTGCTGCCGGTGTTCGCCCTCGCCAACGCCGGTGTCGCCCTCGGCGACGGCGTCCTCGGCGACGCGCTGCGGGCGCCGGTCGCGCTCGGCATCGCCGCCGGCCTGGTCCTCGGCAAGCCCGTCGGCATCACCCTCGCCTGCTTCCTCGCGATCCGCCTCGGCGTCGGCCGCATGCCCGAGGGCACCTCGTGGCCCCAGGTCGTCGGCATCGGCGCCGTCGCCGGGATCGGCTTCACCGTCTCGCTGTTCATCGCCGGGCTGTCCTTCCCCGGCTCCGAGGTGCTCACCGCGGAGGCGAAGGTCGGCATCCTGCTGGCGTCGGTCCTCGCCGCGGTGGTCGGTGTCGTGCTCCTGCTGCTCTCGGGCCGCGCCGATCAGAACGGGACTGCGGTCGCCAGCAGTCCTGACCCGGTGCCCCTGCCGGACACCAGCCGGCAGAACTGA
- a CDS encoding maleylpyruvate isomerase family mycothiol-dependent enzyme → MSTTVKDPSNGRPLRRPALERSTAMRLAADEYRNYADAVAALAVSDWTRPTACTLWDVRQMTAHVVGMAEMAAGIREGARQRRIAGKDAAAKGIAFLDALTDVQVRERADHSPARLVEDVRRVGPRAVRGRRMVPGLLRRRDMGVPQEVQGVEESWALGYLVDVILTRDTWMHRSDLAEATGTAMVLRPEHDGVIVADVVAEWAQRHGKPYRLTLGGPAGGEWGAGAGGEELELDAVQFCRLVSGRGTGSGLLATAVPF, encoded by the coding sequence ATGAGCACCACCGTGAAGGACCCCTCGAACGGCCGGCCGTTGCGCCGACCCGCGCTCGAGCGCAGCACCGCCATGAGGCTCGCCGCCGACGAGTACCGCAACTACGCCGACGCCGTCGCGGCGCTCGCCGTGAGCGACTGGACCCGCCCGACCGCCTGCACCCTGTGGGACGTGCGGCAGATGACCGCCCACGTGGTGGGCATGGCCGAGATGGCCGCCGGGATCCGCGAGGGCGCCCGCCAGCGCAGGATCGCCGGGAAGGACGCCGCCGCGAAGGGGATCGCGTTCCTCGACGCACTGACCGACGTCCAGGTGCGCGAGCGCGCGGACCACAGCCCCGCCCGACTGGTCGAGGACGTACGCCGGGTCGGCCCGCGCGCGGTCCGGGGCCGCCGGATGGTCCCGGGGCTCCTCCGCCGACGCGACATGGGCGTGCCGCAGGAGGTGCAGGGGGTCGAGGAGAGCTGGGCGCTGGGGTACCTCGTCGACGTGATCCTGACGCGCGACACCTGGATGCACCGCAGCGACCTCGCCGAGGCGACGGGCACCGCGATGGTGCTGCGACCCGAGCACGACGGCGTCATCGTCGCCGACGTCGTGGCCGAGTGGGCACAGCGTCACGGCAAGCCCTACCGGCTCACGCTCGGCGGACCCGCCGGCGGCGAGTGGGGCGCCGGCGCCGGTGGCGAGGAGCTCGAGCTCGATGCCGTTCAGTTCTGCCGGCTGGTGTCCGGCAGGGGCACCGGGTCAGGACTGCTGGCGACCGCAGTCCCGTTCTGA
- a CDS encoding TetR/AcrR family transcriptional regulator, with protein MVGTPTRNRIAERRAATRREILDAAWAQAREVGIASITLRDIAGAVGMQPPSLYSHFDSKNAVYDAMYGEAWAEFEAHASRALDDLPDHPRAALHRMARVFFDYAVADLARHQLMNQRTIPGFEPTPESYAPAVRVLDQGVAFLTGLGVSDRADIDIYISLISGLIDQQLANDPGGDRFARLLDRAIDMFADAVGLLPLPGKSPTRRKAGTRK; from the coding sequence ATGGTAGGCACTCCGACTCGCAATAGGATCGCCGAACGGCGTGCGGCCACTCGTCGGGAGATCCTCGACGCCGCGTGGGCCCAGGCCCGCGAGGTGGGGATCGCGAGCATCACGCTGCGCGACATCGCGGGCGCGGTGGGGATGCAGCCGCCGTCGCTGTACTCCCACTTCGACTCCAAGAACGCCGTCTACGACGCGATGTACGGCGAGGCGTGGGCGGAGTTCGAGGCCCACGCCTCCCGGGCCCTCGACGACCTGCCGGACCACCCGCGGGCGGCCCTGCACCGGATGGCGCGGGTGTTCTTCGACTACGCGGTCGCCGACCTGGCCCGGCACCAGCTGATGAACCAGCGGACCATCCCGGGCTTCGAGCCCACGCCGGAGTCGTACGCGCCCGCCGTCCGGGTGCTCGACCAGGGCGTGGCCTTCCTGACCGGCCTGGGCGTCTCGGACCGCGCCGACATCGACATCTACATCTCCCTGATCAGCGGGCTGATCGACCAGCAGCTCGCCAACGACCCGGGTGGGGACCGCTTCGCGCGGCTGCTCGACCGGGCCATCGACATGTTCGCGGACGCCGTCGGGCTCCTCCCCCTCCCCGGGAAGAGCCCGACCCGCCGAAAGGCAGGAACCCGGAAATGA
- a CDS encoding PPOX class F420-dependent oxidoreductase: MLHPVVWTALPAPLVAFWTERHLCTLSTLDRDGAPHAVAVGAVLDPEQECAWVITDGGSQKAANLRRDGRLAVSQVDGARWSTIVGTAEVLSDPASVARACERYAERYREPRPNPNRVALRISVTRFLGSSQVLPRG; encoded by the coding sequence GTGCTGCACCCCGTCGTCTGGACGGCACTGCCGGCCCCGCTCGTGGCCTTCTGGACCGAGCGCCACCTCTGCACGCTGAGCACCCTCGACCGCGACGGCGCTCCGCACGCCGTCGCCGTCGGCGCGGTGCTCGACCCGGAGCAGGAGTGCGCCTGGGTGATCACCGACGGCGGCTCGCAGAAGGCGGCCAACCTGCGCCGCGACGGCCGACTCGCCGTGAGCCAGGTCGACGGCGCCCGGTGGTCGACCATCGTCGGCACGGCCGAGGTGCTCTCCGACCCGGCGTCGGTCGCGCGTGCCTGCGAGCGGTACGCCGAGCGCTACCGCGAGCCGCGGCCCAACCCGAACCGCGTGGCGCTGCGGATCAGCGTGACGAGGTTCCTCGGGTCGTCCCAGGTGCTGCCTCGGGGGTGA